A genome region from Carya illinoinensis cultivar Pawnee chromosome 2, C.illinoinensisPawnee_v1, whole genome shotgun sequence includes the following:
- the LOC122301879 gene encoding cellulose synthase-like protein B3: MPHFNIEYNFHHDHILDREPVELPSVDMFVTTADPVLEPPIITVNTMLSLLAVDYLAHKLACYVSDDGCSPLTYYSLVEASKFAQLWVPFCKMYDIQVRAPFRYFSNDQVITLSNSTKEFQHERKRMKDEYEHLCHKIEVAVQKSVPTCDFTGDFAEFSSVQCNNHPTIIKRSFAFTK, encoded by the exons ATGCCTCATTTCAATATTGAATATAACTTTCATCATGACCATATTCTTGATAGGGAACCTGTTGAGCTTCCCTCAGTGGACATGTTTGTGACAACTGCGGACCCTGTGCTAGAACCTCCTATCATCACTGTAAATACAATGCTCTCTTTGTTGGCAGTAGATTACCTAGCTCACAAGCTTGCTTGCTATGTCTCGGATGATGGCTGTTCTCCTCTTACCTACTATTCCCTTGTCGAGGCCTCAAAGTTTGCCCAACTTTGGGTACCATTTTGTAAAATGTATGATATTCAAGTTAGAGCTCCTTTTAGATACTTTTCTAATGATCAGGTTATAACGCTCAGTAATAGCACAAAGGAGTTCCAACATGAAAGGAAAAGGATGAag GACGAGTATGAGCATCTTTGCCACAAAATTGAGGTTGCGGTCCAAAAATCTGTGCCAACTTGTGATTTTACCGGGGATTTTGCAGAATTCTCTAGTGTACAATGCAACAACCATCCAACTATTATCAAG AGGTCTTTTGCATTTACCAAATAG
- the LOC122295151 gene encoding uncharacterized protein LOC122295151, with amino-acid sequence MFIPNMVYDHLISYGISQSYTIWHAHGERIGGASYHANDAQNNNEQINEGSSGMATMLHDVFPMFDPEIVEGGPEMGVDAREAGVQNENRQGSSERVNKFYNMLKDVDEPLYEGCTKHTKFSVIVCLWNMKCLGGLSNSIFIELLEFVNELLTLGASLPKNAYEAKKYMNELGLGYEKILVCPNGYMLFWKDNENLETCVVCGASKWKQKESMDDMSKKGKRSPAKILRWFPLKTRLQRLFMSSKTSAQMKWHAMGRTNDGLLRHPADRMAWKTFDTQHDDFASDPRNVRLGLSADVFNPFGNMSISYSTWPVMLVPYNLPPWMCMKRSSFMLSLIISGPSSPSMNIDVYLEPLISELKELWEVGAPTYDICSREIFTMRVALMWTINDFPTYGDLSGWSTKGRLACPICMGNTRSRWLKYGKKFSYMGHRRFLPSNHRWRMMAKTFDGTREIDPSPTMPTPDKILEQLDDLNCNDRTDRKRKRVVGSTSVKEHSWKKCSIFFSLPYWKDNLLRHHLDVMYIEKNVVDNIVGTLLNIDTKSKDGIKARLDLQDMGLRPQLHSVITDANKTYLSPAIFTMSNKEKEDLLKVIQNVKVPDGYSSNVSRCVKLQQRTIVGMKSHDCHILMQQLLPIALRGSLPKKVIEPLIELSGFFRGICSKTLRLEDLDRLESRIPYILCQLEMIFPPSFFTVMVHLTIHLVAECKLGGPVHYRWMYPVERYLHQLKFHVRNKAAPEGSIAEGYLLEELLTFCSRYLESAQTVFNRPSRNPDDSKGKVVDVRLDFMSWTQAHRYILFNSDDFTPFRM; translated from the exons ATGTTTATCCCCAACATGgtatatgatcatttgattagtTATGGAATTTCTCAAAGTTACACCATTTGGCATGCTCATGGGGAGAGAATAGGGGGGGCATCTTACCATGCTAATGAtgcccaaaataataatgagcaaataaatgaaggcTCTAGTGGGATGGCAACTATGTTACATGACGTTTTCCCCATGTTTGATCCTGAAATAGTGGAGGGTGGGCCTGAAATGGGTGTGGATGCTAGAGAGGCTGgagtgcaaaatgaaaatcgacAAGGTTCTAGTGAaagagttaataaattttacaatatgttgaaagatgttgatgagcCATTATATGAAGGGTGCACAAAACATACTAAGTTTAGTGTTATCGTATGTCTCTGGAATATGAAGTGTTTGGGTGGATTGAGTAATAGCATATTCATAGAACTACTTGAATTTGTGAATGAGTTGCTTACACTAGGAGCATCATTGCCTAAAAATGCGTATGAGGCGAAGAAGTATATGAATGAGTTAGGACTTGGATACGAGAAGATCTTAGTATGTCCAAATggttatatgttattttggaaggacaatGAGAATCTGGAAACATGCGTGGTATGCGGAGCGTCAAAGTGGAAGCAAAAAGAGTCTATGGATGATATGTctaaaaaaggtaaaagaagtCCAGCGAAAATATTAAGGTGGTTTCCGTTGAAAACAAGGTTGCAAAGACTTTTTATGTCATCGAAGACTTCTGCACAAATGAAATGGCATGCTATGGGCCGCACAAATGATGGGTTATTAAGGCATCCAGCAGATAGAATGGCCTGGAAAACGTTTGATACACAACATGATGATTTTGCCTCTGACCCCCGTAATGTTAGGCTTGGTTTATCTGCAGATGTCTTTAATCCTTTTGGGAACATGAGCATTTCTTATAGTACTTGGCCGGTTATGTTGGTACCTTACAATTTACCTCCTTGGATGTGCATGAAACGATCAAGTTTCATGCTATCGTTGATTATATCAGGACCATCATCACCTTCAATGAATATAGATGTATACTTAGAGCCTCTGATATCAGAATTAAAGGAATTATGGGAGGTTGGAGCACCAACCTATGATATTTGCTCCAGAGAGATCTTTACAATGCGCGTAGctttaatgtggacgataaatgatttTCCTACGTATGGTGATTTGTCTGGGTGGAGTACGAAAGGTCGTTTAGCATGTCCTATTTGTATGGGTAACACACGATCTAGATGgctgaaatatggaaaaaagtTTTCCTATATGGGGCATAGACGATTCTTACCAAGTAATCATAGGtggagaatgatggcaaaaacaTTTGATGGTACACGAGAAATTGATCCTTCACCTACTATGCCAACACCTGATAAAATCTTGGAACaattagatgatttaaattgcaatgatagaacagatcgtaaaagaaaaagagttgtggGGTCGACTAGTGTTAAGGAACACTCATGGAAGAAAtgtagtattttctttagtttaccTTATTGGAAGGATAATTTATTGCGTCACCATCTTGATGTGATgtacattgaaaaaaatgtggtggataataTTGTTGGCACACtattaaatattgatacaaaatcaaaagatgGCATAAAGGCACGCCTTGACTTACAAGATATGGGTTTGAGACCACAACTTCATTCGGTTATAACAGATGCAAACAAGACATATTTGTCTCCTGCTATTTTCACAATGagtaacaaagaaaaagaagacttgTTGAAGGTTATACAAAACGTAAAAGTACCGGATGGTTATTCTTCAAATGTTTCACGTTGTGTCAAGCTTCAACAACGTACCATAGTGGGCATGAAGAGTCATGATTGCCATATATTGATGCAACAGCTCCTACCAATTGCATTACGTGGGTCATTACCTAAGAAGGTAATAGAACCATTAATTGAGCTATCTGGATTCTTCAGGGGAATTTGTTCCAAAACGTTGCGGCTTGAAGATTTGGACCGATTGGAATCTAGAATACCTTACATATTGTgccaattagaaatgatatttccgcCATCATTTTTCACGGTTATGGTTCACTTGACTATACATTTAGTTGCAGAATGTAAGCTTGGAGGACCCGTTCATTATCGATGGATGTATCCCGTTGAAAG GTACCTACACCAACTTAAGTTTCATGTGCGTAACAAAGCTGCGCCAGAAGGTTCCATTGCTGAAGGATATTTGCTGGAGGAATTATTGACGTTTTGTTCTCGTTATTTAGAATCCGCTCAAACAGTTTTCAATAGACCATCTAGAAACCCAGATGATTCTAAAGGGAAAGTTGTTGATGTTCGCCTCGATTTTATGTCGTGGACCCAAGCACATCGCTATATTCTCTTCAACTCTGACGATTTCACTCCATTTCGCATGTGA
- the LOC122295631 gene encoding uncharacterized protein LOC122295631 yields the protein MVESSLSIDCPSQPSLSSQQETQPSPSSQMGGQLSTHTEMRRETEPCTSVPVAPSLEAENVDLCFDIGDRFVVVVDSNGDRVKRQLHSIPDIWHLPEGERIEMELNLLGQPIKKQDSKVVRFGGLIARSNKLVPIIYKDWTSVPNTVKEEAWGLIKGKFKVPDDKLDVFKKWILKDLGKK from the exons ATGGTGGAGTCATCACTATCTATAGATTGTCCTTCACAgccatcattatcttcacagcaagAGACCCAACCTTCTCCATCTAGCCAAATGGGAGGACAACTATCCACACATACGGAGATGAGAAGAGAGACCGAGCCATGCACATCTGTACCAGTAGCACCTAGTTTAGAAGCAGAAAATGTCGACTTGTGTTTCGACATTGGAGATCGCTTCGTCGTCGTCGTAg ATAGTAATGGCGATCGAGTAAAGAGACAATTGCACTCGATTCCTGATATTTGGCATCTTCCAGAAGGGGAGCGCATTGAAATGGAGCTTAATCTTCTTGGTCAACCTATAAAAAAGCAAGACTCAAAGGTGGTAAGGTTTGGTGGTCTGATAGCGAGAAGTAATAAGTTGGTTCcaataatttacaaagattggaCGTCGGTGCCTAATACCGTGAAGGAGGAAGCGTGGGGTCTtataaaa GGCAAGTTTAAAGTTCCCGATGACAAATTGGATGTATTCAAAAAATGGATACTAAAGGACTTGGGGAAGAAATAG